TATTTCTCGACCAGCGCCTTGGCTTTTTCAGCATGAACCTTGCCGAACACGACCGGCTCCTTGCCGGGCAGTGTAATTTCGACAGTGGGCTCGGAATGGCAGTAGGTCATGCAGCCGGACTGCATGAATTCCACGGCGAGACCCTGAGCGGCGGCTTCGGCCTTCATGGCGTCCAGCACTTCCCTGCCGCCGGAGGCGATGCTGCAGGTGGCGAGGGACACGTTGACGAGGGGCTTGCCGGCCTTGGCTTTCGCGGCGGCCAGCAGTTCTTCGCGTTTCTTGTTGAGTTCAGCAATACTGTTAATCTTTGCCATTTTCTTAACCTCTCCTGATCAAGAAAAGTCCGCGATAATATCTTTAACCATGTCAGGCTTCACATGCCCGTAGACCTTCTCCCCGACCATGATGATCGGCGCCAGGGCGCAGGCGCCCACGCAGCGAAGGCAATCGATGGAGAATTTGCCGTCGGGGGTAACTTCACTCACTTCGACATTGAGCTGTTGCTTGAGAGCCTCGACAACCTTGTCTGCGCCCTTAACGAAACAGGCAGTACCCATACAGACGGAGATGGGATGCTTGCCCTTCGGTACCATGGTAAAGAAGGTGTAAAAGCTCACCACTCCGTAAACATGCACGACCGGAACATTCATACGGTCGGCGACAAAGGTCTGCACTTCTTCGGGCAGGTAGCCGAAAAGGCTCTGCGCTTTGTGAAGTGCCGTCACAAGATGGCCTTCCCTGCAGGGCAGCTGCCGAATGAATTCATCGAGATCCCGATAAAGGTTCTCCGGCAGGACATAGCCCTCGGGGAGAACACACTCCCCGCTTTTTTGACACGTTGACATCATTTCCTCCCCTGTTGACGTTTGCCCGGGTTTCAACCGGAGACTTCTGCAGACTCCTCCCCCAGGCCGAAATTGTCCGGCAATCCGCCTTGATCGAGGGTATGAGTACCTGTCCCGGAGACTGAACGCACCCCTCCCTCGGTACCGAAATGCGTCGACGGGGCTATCCCCTCCGGAGGCTGGACAAACCCCTCCCTCCGTGCACATTCGCAGCTGGTGCCGGTCTGCTAACTGGTCAAATTGTCTGGGTAAGTTGGTGGGGTGGGGAAAAAACCTTTAAAACTTCGAAGGCTTTTCCTCCTCCTGCATTAAATAAAAAAGTGTTTCCGTGTTTCTTTCGGCCCTCTTCAAAGCTTCGCCCTGATACCTGAAGGCTTCAACGAACCGATTTCATTGCAGTTCGCTGGGCCGACATACAAACTCCATGTTTCCATGGACAAATTCAGTCAAATTCTTCTGCATTTTCCAGGTAATGTACAGGCCGTGCAGATGATACCAGAGAAGCATATCGTACTCAAACATTTTTTTAGCGGAGGTGAAAAAACAGGATAAATAATTGAAAATCTATGGAAAGTAGCTTTATCTGTCGCAGAATTTCAGTCGGGAAATGGCGTCGGGTCGACCCGGCCAATGTAAGGAAGGGCTCGAAACTTGTCGCCGCAGTCCAGGCCGTAGCCGACCACCCAGATATCGGCAATGTCGAAACCCCTGTAATCCAGGGTTATATCGACCTTCTGCCGGCCCTGCTTATGCAGCAGGGCACAGGTTTTCAGACTGGCCGGTTGACGGGCGAGAAAGAGCTTTACCAGGTATTGCATGGTATACCCGCTGTCCAGTATATCGTCGACGATCAGGACATGCTTGCCCCGGATATCCAGGCGCAGGTCAAGCACCATTCGGACTGCGCCGGTGCTGACCGTACTGTTGCCATAGGAAGAAACGGAGATGAAGTCGATGCGCCGCGAGACAGTGAGCAGGCGAGATAGGTCGGCGAGGAAGATATAGCACCCCCGCAGGACGCCGACCAGGATAAGCTCATCCACCTCGGCATAATCGCCGGAGATCTCGAGAGCCAGTTCTTCGACCCGTTGTCGAATTCGAACTTCATCAAACAGGACTTCAGGCAGGGTAGAATGCATGGCTACTCATCGGGAAACAGGGAAACCGGTTGCATGCGATCGACGTCGATCAGGCCGAGATCGGTCAGCTTCAGCGAGGGAATCACC
This portion of the Syntrophotaleaceae bacterium genome encodes:
- a CDS encoding (2Fe-2S) ferredoxin domain-containing protein encodes the protein MAKINSIAELNKKREELLAAAKAKAGKPLVNVSLATCSIASGGREVLDAMKAEAAAQGLAVEFMQSGCMTYCHSEPTVEITLPGKEPVVFGKVHAEKAKALVEKYIKTGEMVDGVKVIPVGYERVVF
- a CDS encoding NAD(P)H-dependent oxidoreductase subunit E, whose translation is MSTCQKSGECVLPEGYVLPENLYRDLDEFIRQLPCREGHLVTALHKAQSLFGYLPEEVQTFVADRMNVPVVHVYGVVSFYTFFTMVPKGKHPISVCMGTACFVKGADKVVEALKQQLNVEVSEVTPDGKFSIDCLRCVGACALAPIIMVGEKVYGHVKPDMVKDIIADFS
- the hpt gene encoding hypoxanthine phosphoribosyltransferase, producing MHSTLPEVLFDEVRIRQRVEELALEISGDYAEVDELILVGVLRGCYIFLADLSRLLTVSRRIDFISVSSYGNSTVSTGAVRMVLDLRLDIRGKHVLIVDDILDSGYTMQYLVKLFLARQPASLKTCALLHKQGRQKVDITLDYRGFDIADIWVVGYGLDCGDKFRALPYIGRVDPTPFPD